One region of Baekduia soli genomic DNA includes:
- a CDS encoding ATP-binding cassette domain-containing protein codes for MPAIREQSPDPLPGPRGAARDDAEILVVEGLTKRWPRLERPVLDAVSLTVRAGSRTRIVGANGAGKTTLIRVIAGLVLPEAGTVRVEGHDPVRDREAVQRRVGFLSAGDRGLYARLTVRQHLDLWSRLALLPAARRRAAVERSMADFALHDLEGARTDRMSMGQRQRLRVAMAFLHEPRLTLLDEPMNSLDDAAADLLAAAIARTAQVGGACLWISPGDDRASVDFDATLVLAGGRLEPR; via the coding sequence ATGCCGGCCATCCGCGAGCAGTCGCCCGACCCGCTGCCGGGTCCGCGCGGGGCCGCCCGCGACGATGCCGAGATCCTGGTCGTCGAGGGCTTGACGAAGCGGTGGCCGCGGCTCGAGCGCCCGGTGCTCGACGCCGTGTCGCTCACGGTGCGCGCGGGCTCGCGCACGCGGATCGTCGGCGCCAACGGCGCGGGCAAGACCACGCTGATCCGGGTGATCGCCGGGCTCGTGCTGCCCGAGGCGGGCACCGTCCGCGTCGAGGGCCACGACCCGGTCCGCGACCGCGAGGCCGTGCAGCGGCGCGTCGGGTTCCTGTCGGCCGGCGACCGGGGGCTCTACGCGCGGCTGACGGTCCGCCAGCACCTCGACCTGTGGTCGCGCCTGGCCCTGCTGCCGGCCGCGCGGCGCCGCGCGGCCGTCGAGCGGTCGATGGCCGACTTCGCGCTGCACGACCTCGAGGGTGCGCGCACCGACCGCATGTCGATGGGTCAGCGCCAGCGGCTGCGCGTGGCGATGGCGTTCCTGCACGAGCCGCGGCTGACGCTGCTCGACGAGCCCATGAACTCGCTCGACGACGCGGCGGCCGACCTGCTGGCCGCGGCGATCGCCCGCACCGCGCAGGTCGGCGGCGCGTGCCTGTGGATCTCGCCGGGCGACGACCGCGCGTCGGTGGACTTCGACGCGACGCTCGTGCTGGCCGGCGGCCGGCTGGAGCCGCGGTGA
- a CDS encoding sugar transferase, which yields MAHRDRHYRLWLATADALSALVALVVCVDLLGDDHLSVTVLVGLPLVILASKLSGLYDRDELLVHKTTLEEAPAMLELATLYTMAVWMVDGIVINGTLGKSQALVLWATLLAFGLGFRWVARAVASRGVAEERLLLVGDAVTYGRVQHKLEMAGIHAKLVGRMSLQRVSDFSSEERPVDQDTFGHLIHQLDAHRVLVVPSQTNPQVTVDLIRAAKALGVRVSIVPHVFDVVGNTVVCDDLGGMTLLGVREFALSRSSRLVKRAFDVVGALVGLVFLAPLFAVIAALIKLDSRGPVFFRQERIGRDGHLFRIFKFRSMVTDAEQRKDDLMAHNEADGLFKIADDPRITRMGRRLRQSSLDELPQLINVLRGEMSLVGPRPLIRSEDKVITGYDRRRLHLTPGMTGHWQIMGSSRVPMHEMVKIDYLYVTTWSLFQDFKILARTVPYMLARRGL from the coding sequence GTGGCGCATCGCGATCGCCACTACCGGCTGTGGCTCGCCACCGCCGACGCGCTCTCCGCCCTCGTCGCCCTGGTCGTCTGCGTCGACCTGCTGGGCGACGACCACCTCAGCGTCACCGTCCTGGTCGGCCTGCCGCTGGTGATCCTGGCCTCCAAGCTCAGCGGTCTGTACGACCGCGACGAGCTGCTCGTCCACAAGACGACGTTGGAAGAGGCCCCGGCGATGCTCGAGCTGGCCACGCTCTACACGATGGCCGTGTGGATGGTCGACGGCATCGTCATCAACGGCACCCTGGGCAAGTCCCAGGCCTTGGTCCTGTGGGCCACGCTGCTGGCCTTCGGCCTCGGCTTCCGCTGGGTCGCCCGCGCCGTGGCCTCGCGGGGCGTGGCCGAGGAGCGGCTGCTGCTCGTCGGCGACGCGGTCACCTACGGGCGCGTCCAGCACAAGCTCGAGATGGCCGGCATCCACGCCAAGCTCGTGGGCCGCATGTCGCTGCAGCGCGTGTCGGACTTCTCCTCGGAGGAGCGCCCGGTCGACCAGGACACCTTCGGGCACCTCATCCACCAGCTCGACGCCCACCGCGTGCTCGTCGTGCCGAGCCAGACCAACCCGCAGGTCACCGTCGACCTCATCCGCGCGGCCAAGGCGCTCGGCGTCCGGGTGAGCATCGTCCCGCACGTCTTCGACGTCGTGGGCAACACGGTGGTCTGTGACGACCTGGGCGGCATGACCCTGCTCGGTGTGCGCGAGTTCGCGCTGTCGCGCTCCTCGCGCCTGGTCAAGCGCGCGTTCGACGTGGTCGGCGCGCTCGTGGGCCTCGTGTTCCTCGCGCCCCTGTTCGCCGTCATCGCAGCGCTCATCAAGCTCGACTCGCGCGGGCCGGTCTTCTTCCGCCAGGAGCGCATCGGTCGCGACGGCCACCTCTTCCGCATCTTCAAGTTCCGCTCGATGGTCACCGACGCCGAGCAGCGCAAGGACGATCTCATGGCCCACAACGAGGCCGACGGGCTGTTCAAGATCGCCGACGACCCGCGGATCACCCGCATGGGCCGCCGGCTGCGCCAGTCCTCGCTGGACGAGCTGCCCCAGCTCATCAACGTGCTGCGCGGCGAGATGTCGCTCGTCGGGCCGCGGCCGCTCATCCGCAGCGAGGACAAGGTCATCACGGGCTATGACCGGCGGCGGCTGCACCTGACGCCGGGCATGACGGGTCACTGGCAGATCATGGGCTCCTCGCGCGTGCCGATGCACGAGATGGTCAAGATCGACTACCTGTACGTGACGACGTGGAGCCTGTTCCAGGACTTCAAGATCCTGGCGCGGACCGTGCCCTACATGTTGGCCCGTCGCGGGCTGTAG
- the mce gene encoding methylmalonyl-CoA epimerase, producing MFARIDHVGIAVEDLDAAIALYESTYGMELVYREAVIDQGVDAVLLDVGENHVELLSPLGPDTPVGKFLARKGPGMHHIAYQVPDIERALADLKAAGMRLIDEEFRIGIRGSHVAFLHPASTGGVLTEIVQPVDH from the coding sequence ATGTTCGCGCGCATCGACCACGTGGGGATCGCCGTCGAGGACCTCGACGCCGCCATCGCCCTGTACGAGTCCACCTACGGGATGGAGCTGGTGTACCGCGAGGCGGTGATCGACCAGGGCGTCGACGCCGTCCTGCTCGACGTGGGCGAGAACCACGTGGAGCTGCTGTCGCCCCTGGGCCCCGACACGCCCGTGGGCAAGTTCCTGGCCCGCAAGGGGCCCGGCATGCACCACATCGCCTACCAGGTCCCCGACATCGAGCGGGCGCTGGCCGACCTCAAGGCCGCCGGGATGCGCCTCATCGACGAGGAGTTCCGGATCGGCATCCGCGGGTCGCACGTCGCCTTCCTGCATCCGGCGTCCACCGGCGGGGTGCTGACGGAGATCGTCCAGCCCGTGGATCACTAG